In Blattabacterium cuenoti, the genomic stretch AAGTAACAGAAGGAAAACGAAAAAAACCTGTATCAGTCATTAATCCTACATACAAACACGTTGCTATTTTTTTATCGATTTTATCTAAATTATTCATATCAGATATGAATCGAAAAACTAAAATACTGGTAGCTGCTGCTGTAGGGTCTGAAAACATAAAATCAAAAAAAAATGGAAAAGGATGATGATCAATTAGTATTTTTTTTGCTTTTGAATACAAAAAAAAATTTTTTATTTTATTGATTCTTGATAAATTATTAAAATCTATAAGAAAAATATAATCTGATTCGATAATTTTTTGTTGCACTATAGATTGTGTGTTGTCAGAAAAAACAATAATATCCTCCGATCCAGGAAGCCATTGAAAAGATTCAGAATATTCTGTTGGAGATATTAAATCTACGTCATGTTCTAATTTTCTTAGATAAAAAAAAAGAGCAAGAGAAGATCCCAAAGCATCTCCATCTGGATTGTTATGAATCAATAACACAATTTTTTTTTTATTTATTCCATTGATGTTAGAAAATAACATATATTATTTTTTTTTCAATCCCAATTCTTCTCCTTTCTTTAACATAAGAAAATAAGCAGAGTGGAAATCATTAGATATTTTCCCTTCCAAAATAGAATCCTTAACAAAATCTTTTATAATTCCTATTTTTTTACATGGATTAATATGAAATGTATTCATAATATCATTTCCTGATATAGGTGATTTCCAGTTTTGAATTCTATCTCTTTCTTCCAATTTTCTAATTCTTTCCATAAGAAGATAAATATTTTTTTTATATTTATTTTTTTTTTCAATATTATTAGTAGTAATATCAGCAATACATAATTTCATTAAATCTTCTAAATCGTCTCCTATATCGAATAATAATCTACGTATAGCAGAATCTTTAGTGTGATTTCCTATTAATGTGATAGGTCTATAACTATGTTGAATAATCTTTTTAACATATCTCATATAAGAACCTTTAGGCAGTTTTAAACGTTGAAATATATTTGGAATCATATTAGATCCTACCAATTCATGAGCATGAAAAGACCATCCTATTTTCGGTAAAAATTTCTTTGTATGAGTCTTTCCTATATCATGAAGTAATGCAACCCATCTTAACCAAAGAGAATTATTTTTTTCTTTACTAATATTATCTACTACTTGTAAAGTATGATAAAAATTATCTTTATGTTTATATCCATTTTTTTCCTTTATTCCTTTTAATAAAAC encodes the following:
- a CDS encoding DHH family phosphoesterase, whose amino-acid sequence is MLFSNINGINKKKIVLLIHNNPDGDALGSSLALFFYLRKLEHDVDLISPTEYSESFQWLPGSEDIIVFSDNTQSIVQQKIIESDYIFLIDFNNLSRINKIKNFFLYSKAKKILIDHHPFPFFFDFMFSDPTAAATSILVFRFISDMNNLDKIDKKIATCLYVGLMTDTGFFRFPSVTSETHFIAGKLIEKGIDIDYIYDHLQEKYNENRLKLLSKALKKLKVIQKYRTAYTSIKASDMKKNSYKQGDTEGIITYGLGIKNIIFSVFFFEEKEKYPIKISFRSKGDFDVNMFARKHFRGGGHKNAAGGILEKSLSEAIEYFLNIIPNYDKTLMFSI